One region of Thiorhodovibrio frisius genomic DNA includes:
- the rplV gene encoding 50S ribosomal protein L22 produces the protein MQAEATLKFARISAQKARLVADQIRGQHVEKALNDLAFSTKKGAAMIRKVLESAIANAENNAGADIDELHVAAIQVNEGPTMKRIRARAKGRASRILKRTSHIKLTVAEGSV, from the coding sequence ATGCAAGCGGAAGCTACCTTGAAATTCGCCCGGATATCGGCGCAAAAAGCCCGTCTGGTGGCGGATCAAATCAGGGGTCAACACGTCGAAAAGGCACTAAACGATCTGGCCTTCAGCACCAAGAAGGGTGCTGCCATGATCAGAAAGGTGCTCGAGTCAGCCATTGCCAATGCCGAAAACAACGCTGGCGCCGATATCGATGAGTTGCACGTTGCGGCAATCCAGGTCAATGAGGGCCCGACGATGAAGCGGATTCGCGCGCGGGCTAAAGGGCGCGCATCGCGCATTCTCAAACGAACCAGCCACATCAAGCTGACTGTGGCAGAAGGGTCGGTTTAA
- the rpsC gene encoding 30S ribosomal protein S3 has protein sequence MGQKVHPIGIRLGIVKDWTSKWYASSKDYPDLLNKDLEVRAYLKKRLANASVSRIQIDRPAKNAHITVHTARPGVVIGKKGEDIDKLRAEVAGMMGIPVHISIEEIRKPELDAQLVAEGIAQQLERRIMFRRAMKRAVQNSMRVGAEGIRVNIAGRLNGAEIARSEWYREGRVPLHTLRADIDYGFAEAKTTYGILGVKTWIFRGEVFGDRVEEPQQDKRSRAKKG, from the coding sequence ATGGGACAAAAAGTACATCCGATCGGAATCCGCCTCGGCATTGTCAAGGATTGGACATCCAAATGGTATGCCAGCTCCAAGGACTATCCAGATCTGCTGAATAAAGATCTCGAAGTGCGTGCTTATCTGAAAAAGCGCCTGGCGAATGCCTCGGTCAGCCGCATTCAGATCGACCGCCCCGCCAAGAATGCACATATCACAGTGCATACCGCACGACCCGGAGTCGTCATCGGCAAAAAGGGCGAGGACATCGACAAGCTGCGTGCCGAGGTGGCGGGCATGATGGGCATTCCAGTGCACATCAGCATTGAAGAGATTCGCAAACCCGAGCTCGACGCTCAGTTGGTCGCTGAGGGCATTGCGCAACAACTGGAGCGGCGCATCATGTTTCGGCGCGCGATGAAGCGGGCGGTACAGAATTCCATGCGCGTCGGCGCCGAGGGTATCCGGGTGAACATTGCCGGACGTCTGAACGGTGCCGAAATCGCCCGTTCCGAATGGTATCGTGAGGGCCGTGTGCCTTTGCATACTCTTAGGGCGGACATTGATTACGGCTTCGCGGAAGCCAAGACCACTTACGGTATTCTGGGGGTGAAGACCTGGATATTCCGAGGTGAAGTCTTTGGTGATCGCGTGGAGGAGCCACAACAGGATAAGCGCTCACGGGCGAAGAAGGGCTGA
- the rplP gene encoding 50S ribosomal protein L16 has protein sequence MLQPKRTKFRKQHKGRNRGLAQSGNQVSFGDFGLKAVGRGRLTARQIESARRAITRRVKRGGKLWIRVFPDKPISKKPLEVRMGKGKGNVEYWVALIQPGRMLYEIEGVPEELAREAFQLAAAKLPVQTKFEKRTVL, from the coding sequence ATGCTGCAACCGAAACGGACCAAATTCAGAAAGCAACACAAAGGCCGCAATCGCGGGCTGGCCCAGAGCGGAAATCAGGTCAGCTTCGGCGACTTTGGGTTGAAAGCCGTTGGGCGCGGGCGCCTGACGGCGCGTCAAATCGAGTCGGCACGGCGCGCCATTACACGGCGGGTCAAGCGTGGCGGCAAACTCTGGATTCGCGTCTTCCCAGACAAGCCGATCTCCAAGAAGCCGCTCGAAGTGCGCATGGGTAAAGGTAAAGGGAACGTTGAGTACTGGGTCGCGCTCATTCAGCCAGGCCGCATGCTCTACGAGATCGAGGGTGTGCCGGAGGAGCTTGCGCGCGAGGCGTTTCAACTCGCTGCGGCCAAACTGCCGGTTCAGACCAAATTCGAGAAGCGAACGGTACTCTAG
- the rpmC gene encoding 50S ribosomal protein L29, which yields MKANEFRQQSADNLQRQLLDLRKEQFNLRMQQGTGQLVRPSRMREVRRDIARVKTIMTEMLANTTSSHSAPAASGSGLSAAGSSK from the coding sequence ATGAAGGCGAATGAATTTCGACAGCAGTCGGCTGATAATCTGCAACGGCAGTTGCTCGATCTGCGCAAGGAACAATTCAATCTGCGCATGCAACAGGGCACAGGGCAGTTGGTGCGTCCATCGCGGATGCGGGAAGTTCGGCGCGATATAGCCCGGGTAAAAACCATTATGACGGAAATGTTGGCCAATACGACATCGAGTCATTCAGCGCCAGCAGCGAGCGGCAGCGGATTATCGGCAGCAGGATCTTCCAAATGA
- the rpsQ gene encoding 30S ribosomal protein S17, whose amino-acid sequence MSDETTTQPATDQNASNRTVTGRVLSNAMQKTITVMIERRVKHPIYGKFLRRSTKIHAHDEDNQCNPGDWVRVELCRPLSKTKTWRLVEVLERAR is encoded by the coding sequence ATGAGCGATGAGACAACTACTCAGCCAGCAACTGATCAGAATGCGAGCAATCGCACTGTAACCGGCCGCGTGCTCAGTAACGCGATGCAGAAGACGATCACAGTGATGATCGAGCGCCGGGTCAAACACCCGATTTACGGCAAGTTTTTGCGTCGCTCGACCAAGATTCATGCGCACGACGAAGACAACCAGTGCAATCCGGGTGACTGGGTGAGAGTTGAACTTTGCCGCCCATTATCCAAAACCAAGACCTGGCGTCTGGTAGAAGTTCTGGAGCGGGCGCGCTAA
- the rplN gene encoding 50S ribosomal protein L14: MIQMQTRMSVADNSGAREVQCIKVLGGSHRRYAGIGDVVKVTVKDAIPRGKVKKGDVFSAVVVRTRKGVRRADGSLIRFDGNAAVLLNNQLQPIGTRIFGPVTRELRGDRFMKIISLAPEVV, translated from the coding sequence ATGATTCAGATGCAAACTCGGATGAGCGTCGCCGATAACAGCGGTGCGCGTGAGGTGCAGTGCATCAAAGTGCTCGGCGGTTCGCATCGGCGCTATGCTGGGATCGGGGATGTGGTCAAGGTGACTGTCAAAGACGCCATCCCGCGCGGCAAGGTAAAGAAGGGTGATGTCTTTAGCGCGGTAGTGGTGCGCACCCGCAAGGGCGTGCGTCGGGCAGATGGGTCCCTGATTCGCTTTGACGGTAATGCCGCTGTGCTGCTGAACAATCAGCTTCAGCCAATTGGCACGCGCATTTTTGGACCCGTGACGCGCGAACTACGCGGTGACCGCTTTATGAAAATTATTTCGCTCGCGCCAGAGGTGGTGTGA
- the rplX gene encoding 50S ribosomal protein L24 has protein sequence MRKIKTGDDVMVLTGKDRGKRGTVLSVPDVSHVVVENINMAKKHQKGNPQRGIEGGIVDKEMPLHVSNVGVFNPAKGGADRIGFRVLEDGRKVRIFKSDGEVVDV, from the coding sequence ATGCGCAAGATCAAGACAGGGGACGACGTCATGGTGCTGACCGGCAAGGACCGGGGCAAGCGCGGGACCGTGTTGAGCGTTCCCGATGTCAGTCATGTTGTTGTTGAAAACATTAACATGGCGAAGAAGCATCAAAAGGGAAATCCGCAGCGCGGCATTGAGGGCGGGATCGTCGATAAGGAAATGCCGCTGCATGTTTCCAATGTTGGGGTATTCAACCCAGCGAAGGGTGGAGCAGACCGCATTGGTTTTCGGGTGCTCGAAGACGGCCGCAAAGTGCGGATATTTAAGTCCGACGGCGAGGTCGTCGATGTTTGA